A single window of Malus sylvestris chromosome 5, drMalSylv7.2, whole genome shotgun sequence DNA harbors:
- the LOC126622946 gene encoding uncharacterized protein LOC126622946, protein MIISWINGSLTASVLSVVASKRSARATWEALEQRYASFSQNRILFFRNELLQTKNSDLLVADYLDRMNVIVDNLALAGQPVSDDELVQIVLNNLGPAFEMTVSVAQAYDTPITYLTLEVLLLTIERRMLEHAAPMVEQASVTAFVAARRRGEGRGVGRSASPFNRGGTSNQRGFNPRNNNNQRYASGNGERCASTGEHIICQICGKPGHPALDCYQRINAAFEGRILTKRLSAMVSFPTTLNKQKNGNWLLDIGANAHITPNLQNLVNPKKYNGNDSVGGAGPQDPDDAFSREI, encoded by the exons ATGATCATAAGTTGGATCAATGGCTCACTTACTGCATCAGTTTTGTCTGTTGTGGCTAGCAAGCGAAGTGCTAGAGCAACCTGGGAAGCGCTCGAGCAGCGGTATGCTTCTTTTTCACAAAATAGGATTTTATTTTTCAGGAATGAATTGTTGCAGACAAAGAATAGTGATCTTTTGGTAGCCGACTATTTGGATCGCATGAATGTGATTGTTGACAACCTTGCCCTAGCTGGGCAACCTGTGAGTGACGATGAATTAGTACAGATTGTGTTGAACAATCTTGGACCAGCTTTCGAGATGACAGTCAGTGTTGCTCAAGCTTATGATACACCTATCACGTATCTGACTCTTGAGGTGTTATTGTTAACCATTGAAAGAAGAATGTTGGAGCATGCTGCTCCTATGGTGGAACAAGCTTCTGTTACGGCCTTTGTTGCTGCAAGAAGACGAGGTGAAGGTCGTGGTGTTGGGCGCAGTGCTTCTCCTTTCAATCGTGGTGGAACGTCGAATCAACGAGGATTCAACCCTCGTAATAACAACAATCAACGCTATGCTTCTGGAAATGGGGAACGATGTGCTTCTACTGGTGAGCATATTATCTGCCAGATATGTGGCAAACCTGGTCATCCAGCTCTGGATTGCTATCAACGAATAAACGCTGCTTTTGAAGGCCGCATTCTTACCAAGCGTCTCTCTGCCATGGTATCGTTTCCTACTACtctcaataaacaaaaaaatggcaATTGGTTACTGGACATAGGAGCCAATGCGCACATCACTCCGAATCTGCAAAACCTGGTAAACCCGAAGAAGTATAATGGTAATGATAGTGTTGGTGGTGCAG GACCTCAAGACCCGGATGACGCTTTTTCAAGGGAGATATGA
- the LOC126624166 gene encoding uncharacterized protein LOC126624166, protein MPSGMGASEIGDKAMAIYKTRTTPKNQAFKLHHAWNILKDCPRWRTDANQQCGRLFHSEAPPPNDVNEGVNFANNEGVEQMTLTSSFVRPPGRDKQKEAKRKGKSQDAICAQFASEIARMNKNYISRQEESAQMCLAMKEEGDREQERFEINLMMEDLDKHTPERKKYLHGKQKDIL, encoded by the exons ATGCCTAGTGGAATGGGTGCCTCagaaatt ggtgacaaagcaatggcaatttacaagacaagaactacaccaaaaaatcaagcttttaagttgcatcatgcttggaacATCCTTAAGGATTGTCCGAGGTGGCGAACCGATGCGAACCAACAATGTGGAAGATTATTTCATAGTGAAGCCCCACCCCCAAATGATGTCAATGAAGGTGTGAATTTTGCCAACAATGAAGGTGTCGAACAAATGACCCTAACTTCTTCTTTTGTAAGGCCACCGGGTAGAGATAagcaaaaagaagcaaagagaaaagggaagtcccaaGATGCAATATGTGCACAATTTGCTAGCGAAATTGCAAGAATGAACAAAAATTATATCTCTCGGCAAGAAGAATCAGCCCAAATGTGTTTGGCcatgaaggaagaaggggatagGGAGCAAGAAAGGTTCGAAATTAATTTGATGATGGAGGACCTCGACAAACACACTCCAGAGAGGAAGAAATACTTACATGGTAAGCAAAAGGACATTTTATGA
- the LOC126624161 gene encoding polyphenol oxidase latent form, chloroplastic-like — protein MASSPLPPTSTMAALHSTTTTTLFRSPLFPNKSQTPLQRKPKQCLAGRVRCKATKGDNDNLDQGLARLDRRNMLIGLGTGGLYSAAGNSFAFAAPVSAPDLTTCGPADKPDGSTIDCCPPITTTIIDFKLPDRGPLRTRIAAQDVAKNPAYLAKYKKAIELMRALPDDDPRSLVQQAKVHCSYCDGGYPQVGYSDLEIQVHFCWLFFPFHRWYLYFYEKIMGELIGDPTFALPFWNWDAPAGMYIPEIFTDTSSSLYDQNRNTAHQPPKLLDLNYGGTDDDVDDATRIKENLTTMYQQMVSKATSHRLFYGEPYSAGDEPDPGAGNIETTPHNNIHLWVGDPTQTNGEDMGTFYSAGRDPLFYSHHSNVDRMWSIYKDKLGGTDIENTDWLDAEFLFYDEKKNLVRVKVRDSLDTKKLGYVYDEKVPIPWLKSKPTARKSTNKRKATVSSSDLTTTFPATLSDTISVEVTRPSATKRTAAQKKAQDEVLVIKGIEFAGNEPVKFDVYVNDDAESLAGKDKSEFAGSFVHVPHKHKKNIKTNLRLSIMSLLEELDAETDSSLVVTLVPKVGKGPITIRGFSIELINTT, from the coding sequence ATGGCTTCATCTCCCTTACCACCAACTTCTACAATGGCCGCCCTGCactccaccaccacaaccacccTCTTCCGCTCTCCTTTATTCCCAAACAAGTCCCAGACTCCACTGCAACGAAAACCCAAACAATGCCTTGCAGGCAGAGTGCGCTGCAAAGCAACAAAAGGTGACAATGATAACCTAGACCAGGGCTTAGCAAGACTCGACAGGAGGAACATGCTGATAGGTTTAGGCACTGGGGGTCTCTACAGTGCGGCAGGAAACTCATTTGCTTTTGCAGCACCGGTATCCGCCCCAGACCTGACCACATGTGGCCCTGCCGACAAGCCAGACGGGTCCACCATCGATTGTTGCCCACCCATCACGACCACCATCATCGACTTCAAACTCCCCGACCGAGGCCCACTCCGCACAAGGATCGCTGCCCAGGACGTTGCAAAAAACCCTGCATACTTGGCTAAATACAAAAAGGCCATCGAGCTGATGCGGGCACTTCCAGATGACGACCCGCGCAGTCTCGTCCAACAGGCCAAAGTCCATTGCTCCTACTGCGACGGTGGATACCCACAAGTCGGATATTCAGATTTGGAGATCCAAGTTCACTTCTGTTGGCTATTCTTCCCGTTCCATCGTTGGTACCTCTACTTCTACGAGAAAATCATGGGCGAGCTAATTGGGGACCCAACCTTCGCCCTCCCCTTCTGGAACTGGGACGCGCCAGCTGGCATGTACATTCCTGAGATTTTCACCGATACGTCGTCATCCCTCTACGACCAGAACAGAAATACAGCGCATCAGCCCCCGAAGCTCCTGGACTTGAATTATGGCGGGACCGACGATGACGTTGACGACGCGACACGAATCAAAGAGAACCTAACAACGATGTACCAGCAGATGGTGTCGAAGGCCACTTCTCACAGACTATTCTACGGAGAGCCCTATAGCGCAGGGGACGAACCAGATCCTGGCGCCGGAAACATTGAGACCACTCCCCATAACAATATTCACCTTTGGGTTGGCGACCCAACCCAGACAAACGGGGAGGACATGGGGACCTTTTACTCTGCGGGGAGGGATCCGCTGTTTTACTCTCACCATTCCAACGTGGACCGCATGTGGTCTATATATAAAGATAAGTTGGGAGGTACGGACATAGAAAATACCGACTGGCTGGACGCAGAGTTCTTATTCTACGACGAGAAAAAGAATCTTGTGCGCGTCAAGGTTCGGGACTCGCTCGACACTAAAAAACTCGGGTACGTGTACGACGAGAAAGTCCCAATCCCATGGCTGAAGTCGAAGCCGACGGCTCGTAAGTCGACGAATAAGAGAAAGGCCACAGTTTCATCTTCTGATCTTACTACAACGTTCCCTGCTACATTGTCGGATACAATCAGCGTCGAGGTGACAAGGCCGTCTGCGACGAAGCGGACAGCTGCCCAGAAGAAGGCACAGGACGAGGTGCTGGTGATTAAGGGGATTGAGTTTGCCGGGAATGAGCCTGTGAAGTTCGACGTGTATGTGAACGATGACGCGGAATCGCTGGCTGGGAAAGACAAGTCGGAGTTTGCTGGGAGTTTTGTTCACGTGCCGCATAagcataagaaaaatattaagacGAACCTGCGACTGAGCATTATGAGCTTGTTGGAGGAGTTGGATGCGGAGACAGACAGCAGTTTGGTGGTGACTTTGGTGCCGAAAGTTGGGAAGGGGCCAATCACCATCAGAGGGTTTAGCATTGAGCTCATTAATACTACCTAA